The Haloplanus natans DSM 17983 genome has a segment encoding these proteins:
- a CDS encoding helicase-related protein produces the protein MADLTNETWRSIYESQPGGSSSYLVDEFYVPALERSIRYDRIAGYFSSSALAVASRGIDALLENDGEMRLVVGTELYSTDRPVFEALTDELTDSLEELEDEQLDAQLQLLARLLREGRLHIKVAVPREGSWRIFHPKMGIFHDDDGNALSFEGSVNETVGGWKNNYERFKVHRSWVDQQSTYVDGDIDTFDRLWENEHPYVEVYDLPEAIEKELIDWKDPDSQTKLEEAIQIARGEAPPTERDKANIIADGHLSPGGLALAEEGSTITPWPHQRVVSDTLVNTYPNSFLLCDEVGLGKTIEAGLTLSRLGLTDELETGLLLVPASLTVQWQEEMWEKFNLNTYRYERGSNYEYAFIDAFGREHAPPGASELDLRGQEREQAWVESPIWRFLHEQQESDDNTDPAIVIMSWHTARLQDRWDQVAPKDGGQTRTRDDVLASCRGRQTSNRDGVWDAVIVDEAHNGRKGSSFYSMLERLRDHTQAYYLLTATPMQLHAGELYDLMSLLDLPGEWDNQDEFVEFFETRRALTKALDKELAGNRTADDESWSAQATLTESRYQDRLPGERSLSDRVFDAVGTELDVGDDQQARSIAKQRVLRACDLASDYGEHYDGYIDAFESAMDEHDVDPFDAKEDEKLKYLLYPSWKADEEWLTFSRSERLAALDELSEPGWKVVQEVLGESTPVDALIHRNTRDTLRKYERVGLLDATVPDRNPEQHKIELTEETRRVYDRIDDYTRKFYKLAQQSDEAESRAIGFVMTTYRQRLTSSVYAISQSLQNRLKKLRGQRTVLKGKQRAQEADSGGSRQVVMETLSEYDLEDIEALDELEGDLEDADLAEIIPNVTDEGLHLLDQEIEELESFVDELAEIDQDPKIGQLIDDLDELDHEGHNRAIIFTQYADTMDFIRQSLVSIHGETVATYSGRGGEMYDSDSGSWTHVGKERVKREFAADDGRVDILVCTDSASEGLNLQECGALINYDLPWNPMRVEQRIGRIDRIGQRYDEVTILNYSYEDTVETDIYERLDARIGLFENVVGDMQPILSGVSSQIRSATLETERDESRDAVERADQEFSDRIEKQEESDRVDVGESLDDIDEPLAQDVIDEAKLDAWESFNHPDILDVGADDYDTERPFTVQSLESVLTRSEALVDAGIRFTSVDELGLDVMDTEYGDGFDFGECTYRLEVSDIESIPELDTEGTLASVIAPDEKTVAVTFSDECAEEFPSLHYLAPGNPLLQHLIETWRRNSDDSERLIRYAEPDSQSSHPIVCGWGRDGTISVVSDDGAVTGATSVSNLSDWYDDFVANREQYSAD, from the coding sequence ATGGCTGATCTTACAAACGAGACATGGCGCTCGATATACGAGAGCCAGCCGGGGGGCTCCAGTTCGTATCTCGTCGATGAATTCTATGTCCCTGCACTTGAACGGTCGATTCGATATGATCGAATCGCTGGCTACTTTTCTAGCAGCGCACTCGCGGTCGCGTCCCGAGGAATCGACGCCCTCCTCGAGAACGACGGCGAGATGCGGCTCGTCGTCGGTACCGAGCTCTACTCCACCGACCGCCCGGTCTTCGAGGCACTCACTGACGAGCTGACCGACTCACTGGAAGAACTGGAAGACGAACAACTAGACGCACAGCTTCAGCTCCTCGCCCGACTCCTTCGCGAGGGGCGTCTACACATCAAGGTCGCCGTTCCCCGCGAAGGTTCCTGGCGCATCTTCCATCCGAAGATGGGCATCTTCCATGACGACGATGGGAACGCACTCTCGTTCGAAGGAAGCGTGAACGAGACCGTCGGCGGGTGGAAGAACAACTACGAACGGTTCAAAGTCCACCGCTCGTGGGTCGACCAGCAGTCGACCTACGTCGACGGCGACATCGATACCTTCGACCGGCTCTGGGAGAACGAGCATCCCTACGTGGAGGTGTACGACCTCCCCGAGGCCATCGAGAAAGAGCTCATCGACTGGAAGGATCCAGACTCGCAAACGAAACTCGAGGAAGCGATTCAGATCGCCCGAGGTGAGGCACCACCGACAGAGCGCGACAAGGCGAACATCATCGCCGACGGGCATCTTTCCCCCGGAGGGCTCGCACTTGCCGAGGAAGGCAGCACGATTACGCCCTGGCCCCACCAGCGCGTCGTCTCCGACACACTGGTCAACACCTATCCGAATAGCTTCCTGCTTTGTGACGAGGTCGGCCTCGGGAAGACCATCGAAGCTGGCCTGACACTCTCACGCCTTGGGCTGACTGACGAGCTCGAGACGGGGCTACTGCTCGTCCCAGCGAGCCTCACTGTTCAGTGGCAGGAGGAGATGTGGGAGAAGTTCAATCTGAACACCTACCGGTACGAGCGAGGGAGCAACTACGAGTACGCATTCATCGATGCGTTCGGGCGCGAACATGCTCCGCCCGGGGCATCCGAACTTGACCTCCGAGGACAGGAACGAGAACAGGCCTGGGTGGAAAGCCCCATCTGGCGGTTCCTGCACGAACAGCAGGAGAGTGACGATAACACCGATCCCGCGATCGTCATCATGTCCTGGCATACTGCACGACTGCAGGATCGATGGGATCAGGTAGCACCCAAGGATGGTGGCCAGACGCGAACGCGAGACGACGTGCTTGCGAGTTGTCGTGGCCGACAGACGTCCAACCGAGACGGTGTCTGGGACGCCGTCATCGTCGACGAGGCTCACAACGGACGCAAGGGGAGCAGCTTCTACTCGATGCTGGAACGCCTTCGCGACCACACACAGGCGTACTATCTCCTCACCGCGACACCCATGCAACTTCATGCAGGCGAACTCTACGATCTGATGTCCTTGCTCGACCTCCCTGGTGAGTGGGACAATCAAGACGAGTTCGTCGAGTTCTTCGAGACCCGCCGTGCGCTCACGAAAGCGCTTGACAAGGAGTTAGCTGGGAATCGCACTGCAGACGACGAGTCGTGGTCCGCACAGGCGACGCTCACCGAAAGTCGGTATCAAGACCGGCTCCCGGGCGAACGGAGCCTCTCCGACCGCGTGTTCGATGCTGTTGGCACCGAACTAGACGTAGGAGACGACCAGCAGGCCCGGTCTATCGCCAAGCAACGCGTACTTCGAGCCTGTGACCTCGCCAGCGACTACGGCGAGCACTACGATGGGTACATCGATGCGTTCGAATCCGCGATGGACGAGCACGATGTCGACCCATTCGACGCCAAAGAGGACGAGAAGCTGAAATACCTCCTGTATCCCTCGTGGAAAGCGGATGAGGAGTGGCTGACGTTCTCGCGAAGCGAGCGACTTGCAGCGCTCGACGAACTCTCGGAACCGGGCTGGAAGGTCGTACAGGAGGTCCTCGGAGAGTCGACCCCTGTCGATGCGCTCATCCATCGGAATACCCGCGACACCCTTCGCAAGTACGAACGTGTGGGGCTCCTCGACGCCACGGTTCCCGACCGGAATCCCGAACAGCACAAGATCGAGCTGACGGAGGAAACGCGCCGCGTGTACGATCGCATCGACGACTACACGAGGAAGTTCTACAAACTCGCACAACAGTCTGACGAGGCTGAATCCCGAGCGATTGGGTTCGTGATGACGACGTATCGTCAGCGACTCACAAGCAGCGTCTACGCGATTTCGCAGAGTCTCCAGAACCGTCTCAAGAAGCTCCGTGGCCAACGGACAGTGCTGAAGGGTAAACAGCGTGCTCAGGAGGCGGATTCGGGTGGCTCTCGCCAGGTGGTGATGGAGACACTCTCCGAGTACGATCTTGAGGACATCGAGGCGCTGGATGAACTGGAGGGCGACTTGGAAGATGCCGACCTCGCTGAGATCATTCCTAACGTTACTGACGAGGGACTTCATCTCTTAGACCAGGAGATCGAGGAGTTGGAGTCGTTCGTCGACGAACTGGCGGAGATTGACCAGGACCCCAAAATCGGTCAACTCATCGACGATCTCGACGAGCTGGACCACGAGGGGCACAACCGGGCGATTATTTTCACACAGTACGCCGATACGATGGACTTCATCCGTCAGAGCCTCGTGTCGATCCACGGGGAGACGGTCGCGACCTACTCTGGCCGCGGCGGAGAGATGTACGATAGCGATTCTGGATCGTGGACACACGTCGGGAAGGAGCGTGTGAAGCGCGAATTTGCGGCTGACGATGGAAGAGTGGACATACTCGTCTGTACGGACTCTGCGAGTGAGGGACTGAACCTTCAGGAGTGTGGCGCACTCATCAACTACGACTTACCGTGGAATCCGATGCGGGTCGAACAGCGTATCGGGCGTATCGACCGTATCGGACAGCGGTACGACGAGGTGACGATTCTCAATTACAGCTACGAGGACACGGTCGAGACGGATATCTACGAGCGACTAGACGCACGTATCGGCCTCTTCGAGAACGTTGTTGGCGATATGCAACCGATTCTCTCCGGTGTCAGCAGCCAGATTCGATCCGCGACACTAGAGACGGAGCGTGACGAAAGCCGGGATGCGGTTGAGCGAGCCGATCAGGAGTTCTCTGACCGGATTGAGAAGCAGGAAGAGAGCGACAGAGTCGATGTCGGCGAATCACTAGACGACATCGATGAACCGCTCGCCCAAGACGTAATTGACGAAGCGAAGCTCGATGCCTGGGAATCGTTCAATCATCCAGATATCCTCGATGTCGGTGCTGACGACTACGACACAGAGAGGCCGTTCACTGTACAATCTCTCGAGTCGGTCTTGACGAGGAGTGAAGCTCTCGTAGATGCGGGTATTCGATTCACGAGTGTCGACGAACTCGGCCTGGATGTGATGGACACCGAATACGGGGACGGCTTCGACTTCGGAGAGTGCACGTACCGACTGGAAGTCAGCGACATAGAGTCTATCCCAGAGTTAGACACAGAGGGAACACTGGCCTCCGTGATTGCTCCGGACGAAAAGACGGTCGCAGTGACGTTCTCGGACGAATGTGCGGAGGAGTTCCCGTCGCTCCACTATCTGGCACCCGGAAATCCGCTGTTGCAGCATCTCATCGAGACTTGGAGGCGAAATTCGGATGACTCAGAGAGACTGATCAGATACGCCGAACCCGATTCGCAATCGTCCCATCCAATCGTCTGCGGTTGGGGCAGAGATGGCACCATCAGCGTTGTTTCAGACGATGGGGCAGTCACAGGAGCAACCTCGGTGAGCAATCTGTCCGATTGGTACGACGATTTTGTAGCGAACCGCGAACAGTATAGCGCCGATTGA
- a CDS encoding PD-(D/E)XK nuclease family protein: MSRLLCGPDAVAVDRAALNWAATQSGENPESVLYIANQPHRLPEIETQWEDIGRPLELTALTLDEFVDRCYDREAIGGTASRMDQPTRLRLVEQSLSDLSAKWSLMEGDGLPPTGLVEQMEDLLSLVEFAGLLSPEAVRDRLSDEGLVNLSAELEAITKRFYDGREGLPDGSATTLWAERYRRVANSNPAQCFPHTDAVIIGGFDTFSVLASRVVETITETWPTVATFSRLTGTDSPGGVDVATAPAWEFFVNDLEFETDAITARESRPPANRRLASAPFRPDATTLSLDETTVETVVPSSRPGEVRYTGRQVQELLGDGVDPNDIGVIVTAPSAYAHRLAGEFSARSVPYAVARDYDLDGTSVGAALLTALELLDETEITDDLRSLLDNPLVEPVLPGWEDVDSEQAHDAIADVEELSDVEEPYRVAIDELLVEAKTVADDGSIEAYRHFVECLGIEDTVEDRTTTGSQRVVYRSAERVLDAVERTGDGDDLERARHALGAVSVTDDPTIRDGRVEVLGAAELGMRTFDHVFVLGLTASHFPSSANRLALVNAVTDAHPDFAEADQARRAEYRIASLVAAAETVTLSRPKQQLDGTAYIDAGILAEFRRITETVPQRRDEFGHLVGQTPTGRRDKIGARADAQRAFATAGARVSLDTLGEYAAAASSTGLFVDTAGSSDRLDTEATPGETAIDGIRTAADRGLARPSENTGWLTSGTAQGLSFHLDRLSPTQVERYASCPFRFYAKEVLGLEEEDRDEGPINRGHYVHEVLEQFYTELRDEVGSPVSLAGFHQDDLETRLLRVAVDELQAVDDEFDDRWLFELLAGLGDADQNEYYNRTAVDGRPAGILVRFLEEELALYVDPDNRLQNGPLTAAPAWFETKLSFEVDGTTIRGVLDRGETTSDGRAIVRDYKTGYTSSERDTLDGLSFQLPIYAKMLEANVDEVTEAVGGGYYRLKEPGKVSSTAGQIGFVGDDPKNASWRGNSYRDGYGGTPMVYQSSDKPSIETRAGFREFLDDVVPQRLSDIVSGIEAGTFHPTINDPDDAGCSNCPFRDACDVRSYRRQLFMENMESEGRDAYVPPIARGVEWAPAVEEGN, encoded by the coding sequence CGGTCGATCGGGCAGCGCTCAACTGGGCCGCGACCCAATCGGGAGAAAATCCCGAAAGCGTCCTCTACATCGCGAATCAACCTCATCGCCTCCCAGAAATCGAAACGCAGTGGGAAGACATCGGTCGCCCGCTTGAACTCACTGCGCTCACACTTGATGAGTTCGTCGACCGGTGTTACGACCGCGAAGCGATCGGCGGTACTGCTTCGCGGATGGACCAGCCAACCCGCCTCCGACTCGTCGAACAGTCTCTCTCAGACTTATCCGCCAAGTGGTCGCTCATGGAGGGGGACGGACTGCCTCCGACCGGTCTCGTCGAGCAGATGGAGGACCTCCTGAGCCTTGTCGAATTCGCCGGACTACTCTCACCAGAAGCCGTCCGCGACCGCCTGAGCGACGAAGGACTGGTCAATCTGAGCGCCGAACTCGAGGCCATCACCAAGCGGTTCTACGATGGACGCGAGGGACTTCCCGATGGTTCAGCTACGACTCTCTGGGCTGAGCGGTACCGACGGGTGGCGAATTCCAATCCTGCTCAGTGCTTCCCACACACTGACGCCGTCATCATCGGTGGGTTCGACACGTTCTCTGTCCTCGCATCGCGTGTAGTCGAGACGATCACGGAAACTTGGCCGACAGTCGCGACCTTCTCCCGGTTGACCGGAACGGACTCTCCGGGCGGTGTCGACGTCGCAACGGCCCCTGCATGGGAGTTCTTCGTCAACGACCTCGAATTCGAAACAGATGCAATCACAGCCCGTGAGTCTCGCCCACCCGCGAATCGACGGTTAGCGTCGGCACCCTTCCGTCCTGATGCCACCACACTCTCCCTTGACGAGACGACTGTCGAGACTGTCGTCCCGTCATCGCGTCCAGGAGAAGTACGGTATACGGGACGGCAGGTACAGGAACTCTTGGGTGACGGCGTTGATCCGAACGATATCGGCGTTATCGTGACCGCGCCATCGGCGTACGCCCATCGTCTCGCCGGTGAGTTCTCTGCGCGATCCGTTCCATACGCTGTTGCTCGGGACTACGATCTCGATGGAACGTCGGTCGGAGCTGCTCTCCTGACCGCGCTGGAGCTGCTCGACGAGACAGAGATCACTGATGACCTTCGCAGCCTCCTCGATAACCCACTCGTAGAGCCGGTGCTGCCGGGTTGGGAGGATGTCGATAGCGAACAGGCACACGACGCGATCGCGGACGTGGAAGAACTCAGCGATGTCGAGGAGCCGTACCGAGTGGCTATCGACGAGCTTCTCGTCGAAGCAAAAACCGTGGCAGATGACGGGAGCATCGAAGCCTATCGCCACTTCGTTGAGTGCCTCGGAATCGAGGACACGGTAGAAGATCGAACGACGACCGGGTCGCAACGGGTCGTCTACCGCAGTGCCGAGCGAGTCCTTGACGCAGTCGAACGGACGGGAGACGGAGACGACCTCGAACGTGCTCGGCATGCACTCGGTGCCGTCTCCGTCACCGACGATCCAACAATTCGCGATGGGAGAGTCGAAGTCCTCGGAGCGGCGGAACTCGGGATGCGAACGTTCGACCACGTGTTCGTCCTCGGTCTGACAGCGTCTCACTTCCCGAGTTCAGCGAATCGACTCGCACTTGTGAACGCTGTAACAGACGCACATCCCGACTTTGCCGAAGCCGACCAAGCTCGACGGGCCGAGTACCGCATCGCAAGCCTCGTTGCCGCCGCTGAGACCGTCACGCTCTCGCGGCCGAAACAACAACTCGACGGGACAGCGTACATCGATGCTGGGATCCTGGCCGAGTTCCGTCGAATCACCGAAACGGTGCCACAGCGACGGGATGAGTTCGGCCACCTCGTCGGGCAGACCCCGACCGGTCGACGGGATAAAATCGGTGCGCGAGCTGACGCACAGCGAGCGTTCGCAACTGCTGGCGCTCGAGTCAGTCTAGACACACTCGGCGAGTACGCGGCTGCCGCGTCGTCAACGGGACTGTTCGTAGACACAGCGGGCAGCAGTGATCGACTCGATACAGAGGCAACACCAGGAGAGACAGCGATTGATGGCATTCGTACGGCAGCCGACCGTGGGTTAGCACGTCCATCAGAGAATACGGGCTGGCTCACTTCGGGGACCGCGCAGGGCCTCTCGTTCCACCTTGACCGACTCTCGCCGACGCAGGTAGAGCGATACGCCAGTTGCCCGTTCCGCTTCTACGCAAAGGAAGTACTCGGGCTAGAGGAAGAGGACCGAGACGAGGGACCAATCAATCGTGGGCACTACGTTCACGAGGTTCTGGAGCAGTTCTACACGGAACTTCGAGACGAGGTTGGGTCTCCGGTTTCGCTTGCCGGGTTCCATCAAGATGACCTGGAGACGCGACTCCTCCGTGTCGCGGTCGACGAACTCCAAGCCGTCGACGACGAGTTCGACGACCGCTGGCTCTTCGAACTACTGGCCGGTCTCGGTGATGCTGATCAAAACGAGTACTACAACCGGACCGCCGTCGATGGACGACCTGCGGGTATCCTCGTGCGGTTCCTCGAAGAAGAGCTCGCATTGTACGTCGACCCGGACAATCGGCTTCAGAACGGTCCATTGACGGCGGCACCGGCCTGGTTCGAGACCAAGCTCTCCTTCGAGGTGGACGGAACCACGATCCGCGGTGTTCTCGACCGTGGCGAAACGACGTCCGATGGGAGAGCTATCGTCCGCGACTACAAGACAGGATACACCTCCTCCGAACGCGACACGCTGGACGGACTGAGCTTCCAACTCCCGATTTATGCGAAGATGCTGGAGGCGAATGTCGACGAGGTTACCGAAGCCGTCGGAGGCGGGTACTACCGGCTCAAGGAACCCGGAAAGGTGAGCAGCACCGCTGGTCAAATCGGGTTCGTCGGTGATGACCCGAAGAACGCGAGCTGGCGCGGTAACTCATATCGTGACGGATACGGCGGGACACCGATGGTCTACCAGAGTTCGGACAAACCTAGCATCGAGACTCGAGCAGGCTTCCGAGAGTTCCTCGATGACGTCGTTCCGCAACGACTCAGCGATATCGTCTCCGGCATCGAAGCCGGAACGTTCCATCCGACGATCAACGACCCCGACGACGCCGGGTGTTCAAACTGTCCCTTCCGCGATGCCTGCGACGTCCGGTCGTACCGGCGCCAACTATTCATGGAAAACATGGAATCCGAGGGACGAGATGCGTACGTCCCACCGATTGCTCGCGGCGTAGAGTGGGCTCCTGCGGTTGAGGAGGGGAACTGA
- a CDS encoding UvrD-helicase domain-containing protein, with product MRRDDLTDQQDDAVTAFSQNYPLTAGAGTGKTTTLSFRYLALLEDHPDAIPENVLVTTFTRRAARDLTETVRERVLDRLATADADHERWRDVLNGLDDAYVHTLHAFCQRILSEHATAVSGLAPGFDTLDDVEASRLQRDIVDELMEKEPREVGLLLDAFSEYSLREVLEDLFGERPGSEAWADVWSAPARTVDDYVTYVEEELHPFPADEVDALCADEELRVLVEDLQELVADLDETDPGGRTERVWTAVKLFDEPDGLDARDSVRDRRDRIYDVCDELTKSGHDEYANYSPVKGDWSGTDEDADRIGGIVTEIVERLDATHRSAEGDGLDMAVDREGAPYYFALARLFDEAARRYADRKHERNVLDYTDLVQQTRNLLHPERGNDAVRESLADQFDFVMIDEVQDTDPNQWDIVQSLTSLAADDTAYSAQNVFAVGDEKQSIYRFRNADVAVFQEARSALVGANGSENTATTGGGDDVVGYQLQDNFRTLPPLLRFLNSLFEDVFDDDADDAFEAAPQPLRPRRDNPHDVTPTMEYLFVPDNDLRPNVLAPDHPLNDAPPSARRWAEAQSVAARATRLVDDETRVYEPDSDDGPESRPVTYDDIAVIIRKRTHLDEFKRAFDDHEVPYTVVQGEGYFETPEVRTLTNLFRVLADPTDDIRLFGLLRSPMFGFTDDELAPVVEGGNVWASLSETDDTALRRGHSLLAELRTLAGASEDAAGPQVDSWAELLDIALDATGYLVSLSADERPQQALANVEQFEEYLREAVSDAGSLRSLVTRLDEPQEFTNYDPEAAIPDGETGVQILTVHAAKGEEFPVVIVPGLSDKFNTDPPLAGGTEFEDVNDRPALGLSVPDSHDPFDTTDTVAKKGIRSRRLAKLCAEEKRTLYVACTRARDHLILAGTHGTEDDESLTTLEDPETDEPKRWSDFVQKSLLGDEELLATLEANGEVTGQLHVDSLTRSEDPEQGGPSYSVRLPQQAVIQDEDVDVEAPPTTVEIPQRQPAPIQYRLSPFQVADVLSDNQDGELVFDEANRIVNYRRGADDDTEWDEEDDTLAEEGDGSTGLSGRFFGEAVHRICELQHPPERWADIIHDALRSMDYEGAVTADDRDRVAEHAQRANGYVRHVADSDDVVYRELEASVELAHGSISGIIDCLVLGDETATVVDYKTGHVDETKLEQKTEYYQPQLEAYALMVAAFDDDRPVTTSLYFTEIEADTGVEFSTGSGDGSLGELKSSLDRRLREEIESQTQAEFDTEDRTPDL from the coding sequence ATGCGCCGAGACGACCTCACTGACCAGCAGGACGACGCCGTCACAGCGTTCTCACAGAACTATCCACTCACGGCCGGTGCCGGGACCGGGAAGACGACGACGCTCTCGTTCCGGTATCTAGCGCTTCTGGAGGATCATCCCGACGCCATCCCCGAGAACGTTCTCGTGACGACGTTCACGCGACGGGCTGCGCGTGACCTCACAGAGACCGTCCGCGAACGCGTCTTGGACCGACTCGCCACCGCAGACGCCGACCACGAACGCTGGCGCGACGTTCTCAACGGGCTGGACGACGCATACGTCCACACGCTGCACGCATTCTGTCAGCGCATCCTGTCCGAACACGCGACCGCAGTCTCCGGACTCGCCCCCGGATTCGATACCCTCGACGATGTCGAAGCGAGTAGACTCCAGCGGGACATCGTCGACGAACTCATGGAAAAAGAACCCCGAGAGGTCGGGCTCCTGCTGGACGCGTTCTCGGAATACTCCCTCCGCGAGGTTCTCGAGGACCTGTTCGGTGAGCGCCCTGGCAGCGAAGCCTGGGCCGACGTCTGGAGTGCACCCGCTCGTACTGTCGACGACTATGTAACCTACGTCGAAGAGGAACTCCACCCCTTCCCCGCCGACGAGGTGGATGCACTCTGTGCCGACGAGGAACTCCGAGTGCTCGTAGAGGACCTCCAAGAACTCGTTGCCGACCTCGACGAGACTGACCCCGGCGGACGGACCGAGCGCGTCTGGACTGCAGTCAAACTCTTCGACGAGCCCGACGGACTAGACGCTCGGGATTCCGTTCGTGACCGCCGAGATCGGATCTACGACGTGTGTGACGAACTCACCAAGTCCGGGCACGACGAGTACGCGAACTACTCTCCGGTCAAAGGGGACTGGAGCGGGACCGACGAAGACGCCGACCGTATCGGAGGCATCGTCACCGAGATCGTTGAACGACTCGATGCGACACATCGGTCTGCGGAGGGTGACGGTCTCGACATGGCCGTCGACCGCGAGGGCGCGCCGTACTACTTCGCGTTAGCTCGTCTGTTCGATGAAGCTGCCCGCAGGTACGCCGACCGGAAACACGAGCGAAACGTACTGGATTACACCGATCTGGTCCAGCAGACACGTAACCTTCTCCACCCGGAGCGTGGGAACGACGCCGTTCGGGAATCGCTCGCTGACCAGTTCGACTTCGTCATGATCGACGAGGTTCAGGACACCGACCCGAACCAATGGGACATCGTTCAGTCACTCACCAGCCTCGCCGCCGATGACACGGCGTACAGCGCGCAGAACGTCTTCGCGGTCGGCGACGAGAAACAGTCGATCTACCGCTTCCGGAACGCCGACGTCGCTGTCTTCCAAGAAGCGCGGAGCGCACTCGTCGGCGCGAACGGGAGCGAGAACACCGCAACGACAGGCGGAGGAGACGATGTTGTCGGGTACCAGCTTCAGGACAACTTCCGAACACTCCCACCGCTACTCCGGTTTCTGAATAGTCTCTTCGAGGATGTCTTCGACGACGACGCGGACGACGCCTTCGAGGCAGCACCACAGCCTCTCCGTCCCCGACGAGACAATCCTCACGACGTAACGCCGACGATGGAGTACTTGTTCGTTCCTGACAACGACCTCCGACCGAACGTCCTCGCTCCTGATCACCCGCTGAACGACGCACCCCCCTCCGCGCGACGGTGGGCGGAAGCTCAGTCCGTGGCAGCGCGCGCTACGCGCCTCGTCGACGACGAGACACGGGTCTACGAGCCTGATTCGGACGACGGCCCGGAAAGTCGGCCGGTGACGTACGACGATATTGCGGTCATCATCCGGAAGCGAACCCATCTCGACGAGTTCAAGCGTGCGTTCGACGATCACGAGGTTCCCTATACCGTCGTTCAGGGAGAGGGATACTTCGAGACGCCAGAGGTTCGGACCCTCACGAACCTGTTCCGCGTCCTCGCCGACCCAACCGACGACATCCGCCTGTTCGGACTGCTTCGCTCCCCGATGTTCGGCTTCACTGATGACGAACTCGCCCCAGTCGTGGAGGGTGGCAACGTCTGGGCGTCACTCAGTGAAACGGACGACACCGCGCTTAGGCGCGGTCATTCTTTGCTCGCCGAGTTGCGAACGCTCGCCGGTGCCTCTGAGGACGCCGCCGGTCCCCAGGTTGACTCGTGGGCAGAACTCCTCGACATCGCGCTTGACGCGACCGGTTACCTTGTGAGTCTCAGTGCGGATGAACGGCCGCAACAGGCACTTGCCAACGTCGAACAGTTCGAAGAGTACCTGCGTGAAGCCGTCAGCGACGCCGGTAGTCTGCGCTCACTCGTCACGCGCCTTGACGAACCTCAAGAGTTCACCAACTACGACCCCGAAGCGGCGATCCCGGACGGCGAAACCGGCGTCCAGATACTCACTGTCCACGCCGCAAAAGGGGAAGAGTTCCCCGTCGTTATCGTACCCGGACTCAGTGACAAATTCAACACTGATCCACCACTTGCCGGCGGAACCGAGTTCGAAGACGTGAACGACCGCCCAGCACTCGGGCTCTCTGTTCCCGACAGCCATGACCCCTTCGACACTACTGACACCGTCGCGAAGAAAGGGATCCGGTCACGCCGTCTCGCCAAGCTCTGTGCCGAAGAGAAGCGAACCCTGTACGTCGCCTGTACGCGCGCTCGGGATCATCTCATTCTGGCCGGCACACACGGAACCGAAGACGACGAATCACTCACGACGCTGGAAGACCCGGAGACGGACGAACCCAAACGGTGGAGCGACTTCGTCCAGAAGTCACTGCTCGGTGACGAAGAGTTACTCGCCACTCTTGAGGCAAACGGGGAGGTGACCGGTCAGCTGCACGTTGATTCGCTCACTCGGAGCGAGGACCCCGAACAGGGTGGCCCCAGCTACTCGGTTCGGCTCCCACAGCAAGCAGTGATACAGGACGAGGACGTGGATGTCGAGGCTCCTCCCACGACTGTCGAAATACCGCAGCGACAGCCTGCCCCTATCCAGTATCGCCTCTCGCCGTTCCAAGTCGCGGACGTTCTGAGCGACAACCAAGACGGCGAACTGGTGTTCGACGAAGCGAACCGTATCGTCAATTACCGACGGGGAGCTGACGACGATACCGAGTGGGACGAAGAGGACGACACGCTTGCCGAAGAGGGGGACGGGTCGACCGGGCTGTCGGGTCGGTTCTTCGGCGAAGCGGTCCACCGAATCTGCGAACTCCAGCATCCTCCCGAGCGCTGGGCCGACATTATCCATGACGCGCTCAGGTCGATGGACTATGAGGGAGCGGTGACTGCAGACGACCGCGACCGCGTCGCTGAACACGCCCAACGTGCGAACGGCTACGTCCGTCATGTGGCTGACAGCGACGACGTCGTCTATCGCGAACTCGAAGCAAGCGTGGAACTGGCCCACGGTTCCATCTCCGGTATCATCGACTGCCTCGTACTTGGTGACGAGACAGCTACTGTGGTCGACTACAAGACCGGTCATGTCGACGAAACGAAACTGGAGCAGAAGACCGAATACTATCAACCACAACTCGAGGCGTACGCTCTGATGGTCGCGGCCTTCGACGACGACCGTCCGGTTACGACGAGCCTCTACTTCACCGAAATCGAAGCCGACACCGGCGTCGAATTCAGCACTGGGAGTGGCGACGGGTCGCTCGGAGAACTCAAATCCAGTCTAGACCGGCGACTTCGTGAGGAAATCGAATCGCAGACACAGGCAGAGTTCGACACAGAGGACAGGACGCCAGACCTCTGA